One region of Sphingomonas kaistensis genomic DNA includes:
- a CDS encoding L,D-transpeptidase family protein, which translates to MKRLATLAAAIAVAVATPCAAASSSSLGPDESPAALMAASAAVAAARDHAEPVIAAKPLKPGGFWWAAGAPTDGNVEVVISLEDQHAYVYRAGELIGVSTISSGKPGKDTPPGIFPILEKKRMHHSRKYDNAPMPFMQRLDQYGIALHAGANPGRPASHGCVRLPSAFAAKLFAMTQVGDRVVIG; encoded by the coding sequence ATGAAACGCCTAGCAACCTTGGCGGCAGCCATTGCCGTCGCGGTGGCGACCCCTTGCGCCGCCGCTTCTTCGTCCTCGCTCGGGCCAGACGAAAGCCCGGCCGCATTGATGGCAGCTTCCGCCGCAGTGGCCGCCGCGCGCGACCATGCCGAACCGGTGATCGCCGCAAAGCCGCTCAAGCCGGGCGGTTTCTGGTGGGCCGCCGGTGCCCCGACCGACGGCAATGTCGAAGTGGTGATCAGCCTCGAGGACCAGCACGCCTATGTGTATCGCGCTGGTGAGCTGATCGGGGTGTCGACCATCTCCAGCGGCAAGCCGGGCAAGGACACGCCCCCGGGCATCTTTCCGATCCTCGAGAAGAAGCGGATGCATCACAGCCGCAAGTACGACAACGCGCCCATGCCCTTCATGCAGCGCCTCGACCAATATGGCATCGCGCTGCACGCCGGTGCCAATCCGGGCCGCCCGGCCAGCCACGGCTGCGTCCGCCTGCCGTCGGCGTTCGCCGCCAAGCTGTTCGCGATGACCCAGGTCGGCGACCGGGTGGTGATCGGCTGA
- a CDS encoding winged helix-turn-helix domain-containing protein codes for MADDTISARLVEVEALLEKSRKRFEEGTKFADEAHAMVSELQQQLIGAPVNLGARDDADDVASKLLASLKAQGSELPPTLCGGRMAVDQVQRLIRIDGHPIAITEMEYRVLELLAFARNNVVTRTMLLKHLYRRADDQPQPKIIDVFISKLRKKLRMSSGGAEFIETIPQRGWILRDLEASPA; via the coding sequence ATGGCAGACGATACGATTTCCGCCCGGCTGGTCGAGGTCGAGGCTTTGCTGGAGAAGTCGCGCAAGCGCTTCGAGGAAGGGACCAAGTTCGCCGACGAGGCGCACGCCATGGTGTCCGAGCTTCAGCAGCAGCTGATCGGCGCGCCGGTCAATCTCGGTGCGCGCGACGATGCCGACGATGTCGCTTCCAAGCTCCTCGCAAGCCTCAAGGCGCAGGGCTCCGAGCTTCCGCCGACCCTGTGCGGCGGGCGGATGGCGGTCGACCAGGTCCAGCGCCTGATTCGCATCGACGGTCACCCGATCGCGATCACCGAGATGGAATATCGCGTGCTCGAATTGCTGGCTTTCGCACGCAACAACGTGGTGACCCGCACGATGCTGCTGAAGCATCTCTATCGCCGGGCCGACGACCAGCCGCAGCCCAAGATCATCGACGTCTTCATCTCCAAGCTGCGCAAGAAATTGCGCATGTCGAGCGGCGGGGCCGAGTTCATCGAAACCATTCCGCAGCGCGGCTGGATCCTGCGCGACCTGGAGGCCAGCCCGGCCTGA
- the guaA gene encoding glutamine-hydrolyzing GMP synthase: protein MQPAETLLIIDFGSQVTQLIARRIREAGVYCEIAPFNAAEEAFERLSPKGIIFSGGPSSVTWEDSPRAPQALFDSGLPLLGICYGQQTLHQQLGGKVVTSDQKEFGRAFIEVLAPSALFDGLWEVGERHQVWMSHGDRVESLAEGFSVVAASEGAPFAIATDEERRRYSLMFHPEVVHTPDGGKLLANFARHICGCSGEWSMAAYRDQKIADIRAQVGSGRVICGLSGGVDSAVAAVLIHEAIGEQLTCVFVDHGLMRTAEADQVVSLFRGHYNIPLVHVRAEELFLSGLAGLTDPEAKRKFIGKTFIEVFEAEAAKIGGADFLAQGTLYPDVIESVSFTGGPSVTIKSHHNVGGLPERMNMKLVEPLRELFKDEVRELGVELGLPPAFVGRHPFPGPGLAIRIPGEVTREKCDILRKADSIYLEEIRSAGLYDAIWQAFAVLLPVRTVGVMGDARTYDSVCALRAVTSVDGMTADVYPFSSEFLSRVATRIVNEVGGINRVVYDYTSKPPGTIEWE from the coding sequence ATGCAACCGGCCGAAACCCTGCTCATCATCGACTTCGGCAGCCAGGTGACCCAGCTCATCGCCCGCCGCATCCGCGAGGCCGGGGTCTATTGCGAGATTGCCCCGTTCAACGCGGCCGAGGAAGCCTTTGAGCGCCTCTCCCCCAAAGGCATCATCTTTTCGGGCGGCCCGTCGTCGGTAACCTGGGAGGACAGCCCGCGCGCGCCCCAGGCGCTGTTCGACAGCGGCCTGCCCCTGCTCGGTATCTGCTACGGCCAGCAGACCTTGCATCAGCAACTGGGCGGCAAGGTCGTCACGTCCGATCAGAAGGAATTCGGGCGCGCCTTCATTGAGGTATTGGCACCGTCAGCCTTGTTCGACGGCCTGTGGGAGGTAGGTGAGCGGCACCAGGTGTGGATGAGCCACGGCGACCGGGTCGAAAGCCTTGCCGAGGGTTTTTCGGTGGTCGCCGCCTCCGAAGGCGCGCCGTTTGCGATCGCCACCGACGAGGAGCGCCGCCGCTACAGCCTGATGTTCCACCCCGAGGTGGTCCACACCCCCGACGGCGGAAAGCTGCTGGCGAACTTCGCGCGGCATATCTGCGGCTGCTCGGGCGAATGGTCGATGGCCGCCTATCGCGACCAGAAGATTGCCGACATCCGCGCCCAGGTCGGCTCCGGCCGGGTCATTTGCGGGCTGTCGGGCGGGGTCGACAGCGCGGTCGCCGCGGTCCTGATCCACGAAGCGATCGGCGAGCAATTGACCTGCGTGTTCGTCGACCACGGCCTGATGCGCACGGCGGAAGCCGACCAGGTCGTCTCGCTGTTCCGCGGGCATTACAACATCCCGCTGGTCCATGTGCGCGCCGAGGAGCTGTTCCTTTCGGGGCTGGCCGGCCTCACCGATCCCGAGGCGAAGCGCAAGTTCATCGGCAAGACCTTCATCGAGGTGTTCGAGGCGGAGGCGGCCAAGATCGGTGGGGCCGATTTCCTGGCCCAGGGGACGCTCTACCCGGACGTTATAGAAAGCGTCAGCTTCACCGGCGGGCCGTCGGTGACGATCAAGAGCCACCACAATGTCGGCGGGCTGCCCGAGCGGATGAACATGAAGCTGGTCGAGCCCTTGCGCGAACTGTTCAAGGACGAGGTGCGCGAACTCGGGGTCGAACTGGGCCTGCCACCGGCGTTCGTCGGCCGCCATCCCTTCCCGGGGCCGGGCCTCGCCATCCGTATCCCGGGCGAAGTCACTAGGGAGAAGTGCGACATCCTGCGCAAGGCGGACTCGATCTACCTCGAGGAGATCCGGAGCGCCGGGCTGTACGACGCGATCTGGCAGGCCTTTGCGGTGTTGCTGCCGGTCCGCACCGTCGGCGTGATGGGCGATGCGCGTACTTACGACAGCGTCTGCGCCCTGCGCGCGGTGACCAGCGTCGATGGCATGACCGCCGACGTCTATCCGTTCAGTTCTGAGTTCCTGAGCCGGGTCGCGACCCGCATCGTCAACGAGGTGGGGGGCATCAACCGGGTGGTCTACGATTACACCTCGAAGCCGCCTGGCACGATCGAGTGGGAGTGA
- the queF gene encoding preQ(1) synthase, with protein sequence MTPKYLGQNTGLPASPEEAALDYVPNPRAGSLYLVRFAAPEFTSLCPVTGQPDFAHLVLDYAPGETIVESKSLKLFLGSFRNHCGFHEDVTVGIGQRLFDEMKPRWLRIGGYWYPRGGIPIDVFWQSGAPPEGLWVPDQGVASYRGRG encoded by the coding sequence ATGACCCCCAAATATCTCGGCCAGAACACGGGCCTCCCCGCCTCTCCTGAAGAAGCAGCGCTCGATTACGTGCCCAACCCGCGGGCCGGCAGCCTCTACCTCGTTCGCTTCGCCGCGCCCGAGTTCACCTCGCTCTGCCCGGTCACCGGGCAGCCCGATTTCGCGCATCTCGTGCTCGATTATGCGCCGGGCGAAACCATCGTCGAATCGAAGAGCCTCAAACTGTTCCTCGGCTCGTTCCGCAACCATTGCGGCTTCCACGAGGATGTGACGGTCGGAATCGGCCAGCGGCTGTTCGACGAGATGAAGCCCAGGTGGCTGCGGATCGGCGGCTACTGGTATCCGCGCGGCGGCATTCCGATCGACGTCTTCTGGCAGTCGGGTGCGCCGCCGGAGGGCCTTTGGGTGCCGGATCAGGGCGTTGCGAGCTATCGCGGGAGAGGATGA
- a CDS encoding sulfurtransferase — MDALVSVSWLAASKGAADVVVLDASWHLPDARRDARADFARRHIPGARFFDIAALADTSATSPHMLPPAGEFAAAMEALGVGSDDRIVIYDDSAIHTSARAWFTLRHFGAERVAILDGGLNCWIAEGQPVSAEPPTARPARFEARVPRPEAVVSKGDLLRGTGMTIADARSPERFAGTGPEPRPGLEPGHIPGSRNLPMSALYDADGRFRPPHELRQLFVQHGIDPERPFVASCGSGVTANSLIFAAHLLGNRDSRLYDGSWSEWGADPLTPKERG, encoded by the coding sequence ATGGACGCGCTGGTTTCGGTCTCCTGGCTGGCGGCGAGCAAGGGCGCTGCCGACGTCGTGGTGCTCGATGCCAGCTGGCACCTGCCCGATGCCAGGCGTGACGCCCGTGCCGACTTCGCCCGCCGTCATATTCCGGGCGCCCGCTTCTTCGACATCGCCGCGCTGGCCGACACCTCCGCCACCAGCCCGCACATGCTGCCTCCAGCCGGCGAATTCGCTGCGGCGATGGAGGCACTTGGTGTCGGCTCCGACGACCGAATCGTGATCTACGACGACAGCGCCATCCATACCTCCGCCCGCGCCTGGTTCACCCTCCGTCATTTCGGCGCAGAGCGGGTTGCGATCCTCGATGGCGGGCTCAACTGCTGGATCGCGGAAGGCCAGCCTGTCAGTGCCGAGCCGCCGACCGCGCGCCCTGCCCGGTTCGAGGCTCGCGTTCCCCGTCCCGAGGCCGTGGTCAGCAAGGGCGACCTGCTGCGCGGAACAGGCATGACCATCGCCGACGCGCGCTCGCCCGAGCGTTTCGCCGGCACCGGTCCCGAGCCCCGTCCGGGCCTCGAGCCCGGCCACATACCGGGATCCCGCAACCTACCAATGAGCGCGCTCTACGACGCCGACGGCCGCTTCCGCCCGCCGCACGAACTTCGCCAGTTGTTTGTCCAGCACGGAATCGACCCCGAGCGGCCGTTCGTCGCCAGCTGCGGGTCGGGAGTGACGGCCAACAGCCTGATCTTCGCCGCCCACCTTCTCGGCAACCGCGATTCCCGGCTTTACGATGGAAGCTGGAGTGAATGGGGCGCCGATCCGTTGACGCCGAAGGAACGCGGCTAG
- a CDS encoding OPT family oligopeptide transporter, producing MRELTLRGILLGAVLTLLFTAANVYLGLKIGLTFATSIPAAVISMAVLKAFRDTTIQENNIVQTIASAAGTLSAIIFVLPGLVMIGWWTGFPYWLSVAVIAIGGVLGVMYSVPLRRALVTGSDLPYPEGVAAAEVLKVGAGVGGAEENRKGLGAIILSSLVSAGYALATQLKLVTAEAARTVSVGAGGTTLSGSLSLALIGVGHLVGLGVGIAMVVGLVISWGVLVPWLTALTPAAAGVELGDHVGAIFRSEVRFIGAGTIGVAAIWTLLKILPAIGRGISGALAASRQREGGGQESLPLTERDIPIKLIGISILLLMLPIAGLLAYFVSGTDLHTHVAALIGFSLAYILVAGIIIASVCGYMAGLIGASNSPISGVGILAVLGISLILAALFGGDLTPQMTQTLVAFALFVTAVVFGIATISNDNLQDLKTGQLVGATPWRQQVALVLGVLFGALVIPPILDLLNGAFGFQGAPGAGENALAAPQAALISAIAQGVLGGNLRWDLIGIGAGIGAVVIVIDELLRRTGKRSLPPLAVGMGIYLPMALTLLIPIGALLGHLYNRWAERSGNYEVKERLGVLMATGLIVGESLFGVAFAGAVAATDDDTPLSLFPDGFEPSVLLSIAAFVSAVLFLYHSTRRSAATLPTVPSEPGIPDEATYR from the coding sequence ATGCGCGAACTAACGCTCCGCGGGATCCTGCTCGGCGCGGTCCTGACCCTGCTGTTCACGGCCGCCAACGTCTATCTCGGGCTCAAGATCGGCCTGACCTTTGCGACCAGCATCCCGGCCGCGGTGATCTCGATGGCGGTGCTGAAGGCGTTTCGCGACACCACCATTCAGGAAAACAACATCGTCCAGACCATCGCCTCGGCGGCGGGCACGCTGAGCGCGATCATCTTCGTCCTGCCGGGCCTGGTGATGATCGGCTGGTGGACGGGCTTCCCCTATTGGCTGTCGGTCGCGGTGATCGCGATAGGCGGCGTGCTGGGCGTCATGTATTCGGTGCCCCTGCGCCGCGCCCTCGTAACGGGTAGCGACCTTCCCTACCCGGAAGGTGTGGCGGCCGCCGAAGTGCTCAAGGTCGGCGCGGGAGTCGGCGGCGCGGAGGAGAACCGCAAGGGGCTCGGCGCGATCATCCTCTCGTCGCTGGTCAGCGCTGGTTACGCCCTCGCCACCCAGTTGAAGCTGGTCACCGCCGAGGCCGCGCGGACCGTCTCGGTCGGGGCCGGCGGCACCACCTTGTCAGGCAGCCTCAGCCTCGCGCTGATCGGTGTCGGTCACCTCGTCGGGCTCGGCGTCGGAATCGCGATGGTGGTCGGGCTGGTGATCAGCTGGGGCGTGCTGGTGCCGTGGCTCACCGCCCTCACCCCCGCCGCGGCCGGGGTCGAGCTTGGCGACCATGTCGGCGCGATCTTTCGCTCTGAAGTGCGGTTCATCGGCGCCGGGACCATCGGCGTCGCGGCGATCTGGACCCTGCTCAAGATCCTGCCCGCGATTGGACGCGGTATTTCCGGGGCGCTCGCCGCCAGCCGGCAGCGTGAAGGCGGGGGACAGGAAAGCCTGCCGCTGACCGAACGCGACATCCCGATCAAGCTGATCGGTATCTCGATTTTGCTGCTGATGCTGCCGATTGCCGGACTGCTGGCCTATTTCGTCAGCGGCACCGACCTCCACACTCACGTCGCCGCGCTGATCGGCTTCAGCCTCGCCTACATCCTCGTCGCCGGAATCATCATCGCCTCGGTCTGCGGTTACATGGCGGGCCTGATCGGCGCGTCGAACAGTCCGATCTCCGGCGTCGGGATCCTTGCCGTGCTGGGCATCAGCCTGATCCTCGCCGCCCTGTTCGGGGGCGACCTGACGCCCCAAATGACCCAGACGCTGGTCGCCTTTGCGCTGTTCGTGACCGCGGTGGTGTTCGGCATCGCCACCATCTCCAACGACAATCTGCAGGACCTCAAGACCGGTCAGCTGGTCGGCGCGACGCCGTGGCGGCAGCAGGTCGCGCTGGTGCTGGGCGTGCTGTTCGGCGCGCTGGTCATCCCGCCGATCCTCGACCTGCTGAACGGCGCCTTCGGTTTCCAGGGCGCGCCGGGCGCGGGCGAAAACGCACTTGCTGCGCCGCAGGCCGCACTCATCTCCGCCATCGCGCAGGGTGTGCTGGGCGGAAACCTGCGCTGGGACCTGATCGGCATCGGTGCCGGCATCGGCGCGGTGGTGATCGTCATCGACGAACTGCTCCGCCGCACCGGCAAGCGCAGCCTGCCCCCGCTCGCGGTCGGCATGGGCATCTACCTGCCGATGGCGCTGACCCTGCTGATCCCGATCGGCGCGCTGCTCGGCCACCTCTACAATCGCTGGGCCGAGCGCTCCGGCAATTATGAGGTCAAGGAGCGGCTCGGCGTGCTGATGGCAACCGGCCTGATCGTCGGCGAAAGCCTGTTCGGCGTCGCCTTCGCCGGCGCGGTGGCGGCGACCGACGACGACACGCCGCTCAGCCTGTTCCCCGACGGGTTCGAGCCGAGCGTCCTCCTCAGCATCGCGGCCTTCGTGTCGGCCGTGCTGTTCCTCTACCATTCCACCCGGCGCAGCGCCGCGACCCTTCCTACGGTGCCGAGCGAGCCGGGCATTCCCGACGAAGCGACCTATCGATGA
- a CDS encoding prolyl oligopeptidase family serine peptidase, with amino-acid sequence MTLPIAACSTTPPAGPLPAPPQAEAPAVVEAAPAQASLTYPQTTRGDVVETQFGTAVADPYRWLENDVRKDPAVATWVAEQNKVTDAFLDTLPGRDILKKRMTELYNYERVGTPTKKGTRYFYQRNAGLQNQSPLYVRDSVNGPERLLIDPNTFSTDGATALAEWVPSEDGRYLLYAIQDGGSDWRTLKVLDVATGKVVADEIKWVKFSGLSWSKDNRGFFYSRFPESREGQDFQSLNKNQAVYYHRLGTAQSADRLMFDRPDKPELSNTATVSDDGSTLVVTSSSGTDERYEVTLVDWQKAKPTRRVLIPGFTHDYSYIGNRGSTYYFQTNDGAPRLKVVAIDVNAPRANKRTIVPEQAETLSGSSLVGGKLITSYLKDAATEVRVHSLTGARERVIELPGLGTAGGFSGDLDDPETFFAFTSFNRPTTVYRYDVRSNASTAWFSPKLLFNPDDFTVEQRFFASKDGTRVPMFIVRKKGLTGPAPTLLYAYGGFNVSLTPSFSATRLAWLEQGGAYVLANIRGGGEYGKAWHDAGRLANKQNVFDDFIGAGEALIAQGITPKGGLAVQGGSNGGLLIGAVVNQRPDLFAAVNPAVGVMDMLRFDRFTAGRYWVDDYGYPNKEADFRTLLAYSPYHNVKANVGYPAILVTTADTDDRVVPGHSFKYVAALQHAHPTGAPQLIRIETRAGHGSGKPTDKIIEEASDVTAFMARFTGLAIK; translated from the coding sequence ATGACGCTTCCGATCGCCGCCTGCTCGACCACCCCGCCCGCCGGACCGCTCCCCGCGCCGCCGCAGGCCGAGGCTCCGGCCGTCGTCGAGGCGGCTCCGGCTCAGGCCTCGCTGACCTATCCGCAGACCACCCGCGGCGACGTGGTCGAAACCCAGTTCGGGACCGCGGTCGCCGACCCCTATCGCTGGCTGGAGAATGACGTTCGCAAGGACCCGGCGGTTGCGACCTGGGTGGCCGAACAGAACAAGGTGACCGACGCCTTCCTCGACACGCTGCCGGGGCGGGACATCCTCAAGAAGAGGATGACCGAGCTCTACAATTACGAGCGCGTCGGGACCCCGACCAAGAAGGGCACCCGCTATTTCTACCAGCGGAACGCGGGCCTTCAGAACCAGTCGCCGCTGTACGTGCGCGACAGCGTCAACGGGCCCGAGCGGCTGCTGATCGATCCCAACACCTTCAGCACCGACGGCGCCACCGCGCTGGCCGAATGGGTGCCCAGCGAGGATGGCCGCTACCTGCTCTACGCGATCCAGGACGGCGGATCGGACTGGCGCACGCTCAAGGTGCTCGACGTCGCCACCGGCAAGGTCGTCGCGGACGAGATCAAGTGGGTGAAATTCTCCGGCCTGAGCTGGTCCAAGGACAATCGCGGCTTCTTTTATTCGCGTTTCCCCGAGAGCCGCGAAGGGCAGGACTTCCAGTCGCTGAACAAGAACCAGGCGGTCTACTACCACCGCCTCGGCACCGCTCAGAGCGCCGACCGGCTGATGTTCGACCGGCCGGACAAGCCCGAACTCAGCAACACGGCGACCGTCAGCGACGACGGGTCGACCCTGGTCGTCACCTCGTCGAGCGGCACCGACGAGCGCTACGAGGTGACCCTGGTCGACTGGCAGAAGGCCAAGCCGACCCGCCGCGTGCTGATCCCGGGCTTCACCCACGATTACAGCTACATCGGCAATCGCGGATCGACCTATTACTTCCAGACCAACGACGGCGCGCCGCGGCTCAAGGTCGTCGCGATCGACGTCAATGCCCCCCGCGCCAACAAGCGGACCATCGTGCCCGAACAGGCCGAAACGCTGAGCGGGTCGAGCCTGGTCGGCGGCAAGCTCATCACTTCCTACCTCAAGGATGCCGCGACCGAAGTGCGGGTGCACAGCCTGACGGGTGCGCGCGAGCGGGTGATCGAGCTTCCGGGCCTGGGTACCGCCGGCGGCTTTTCGGGCGACCTCGACGATCCCGAAACCTTTTTCGCGTTCACCAGCTTCAACCGGCCGACCACCGTCTATCGCTATGACGTCAGGTCCAACGCAAGCACTGCCTGGTTCAGCCCCAAGCTGCTGTTCAATCCCGACGACTTCACCGTCGAGCAGCGCTTCTTCGCGTCCAAGGACGGAACCCGGGTGCCGATGTTCATCGTCCGCAAGAAGGGCCTGACCGGGCCGGCGCCGACGTTGCTCTATGCCTATGGCGGGTTCAACGTCTCGCTGACGCCAAGCTTCTCGGCGACCCGCCTGGCATGGCTGGAGCAGGGCGGCGCCTACGTCCTCGCCAACATCCGTGGCGGCGGCGAATATGGCAAGGCGTGGCACGATGCCGGGCGCCTGGCGAACAAGCAGAATGTGTTCGACGACTTCATCGGCGCGGGCGAGGCGCTGATCGCGCAGGGCATCACACCCAAGGGCGGTCTCGCGGTGCAGGGCGGCTCCAACGGCGGCCTGCTGATCGGCGCGGTGGTCAACCAGCGCCCCGACCTGTTCGCCGCGGTCAATCCGGCGGTGGGCGTGATGGACATGCTGCGCTTCGACCGCTTCACCGCGGGGCGCTACTGGGTCGACGATTATGGCTACCCCAATAAGGAAGCCGATTTCCGCACCCTGCTGGCCTATTCGCCCTACCACAACGTCAAGGCGAACGTCGGTTATCCGGCGATCCTGGTCACCACCGCCGACACCGACGATCGCGTCGTTCCGGGGCACAGCTTCAAGTATGTCGCAGCGCTGCAGCATGCGCACCCGACCGGCGCTCCGCAGCTGATCCGGATCGAAACCCGCGCCGGCCACGGTTCGGGCAAGCCGACCGACAAGATCATCGAGGAAGCCAGCGACGTCACCGCGTTCATGGCGCGGTTCACGGGACTGGCGATCAAGTAA
- the lspA gene encoding signal peptidase II, with translation MFVLDQFTKWLVAGPLGLTELGQNIHLLPFFDLTRVHNRGISLGLLTAGSENARWLLVAMTAVIAGVVAWWLTREEQRGDQLALGLVLGGALGNIVDRARLGYVFDFLDLHIGEFRPFLVFNVADACISIGVVILILRAFLVREPKPSMTKEPDNA, from the coding sequence ATGTTCGTCCTCGACCAGTTCACCAAGTGGCTGGTGGCGGGGCCGCTCGGCCTGACCGAATTGGGGCAGAACATCCACCTGCTGCCGTTCTTCGACCTTACCCGGGTCCACAATCGCGGCATCTCGCTCGGCCTGCTGACCGCGGGGTCGGAGAATGCGCGCTGGCTGCTGGTGGCGATGACCGCGGTGATCGCCGGGGTGGTGGCCTGGTGGCTGACCCGCGAGGAGCAGCGCGGCGACCAGCTGGCGCTCGGCCTCGTGCTGGGCGGGGCGCTCGGCAACATCGTCGACCGCGCCCGCCTTGGATACGTATTCGACTTCCTCGACCTTCACATCGGCGAGTTTCGTCCGTTCCTGGTCTTCAATGTCGCCGACGCATGCATTAGCATCGGCGTCGTGATCCTGATATTGCGCGCCTTCCTGGTCCGCGAGCCCAAGCCTTCGATGACGAAAGAGCCTGACAATGCGTAA
- a CDS encoding DUF3035 domain-containing protein, producing the protein MRKQLSLLTILGTGLALSGCALFGGGGSGGTKLDEFRVARNAPLVIPPDYSLTPPRPGTASLTAEGAQTQAVQALFGGPAPRSSSETGLLEKAGADRAALGARSVAGSPDTAVVDKGALTQTILSAPAGDGQTASVQTP; encoded by the coding sequence ATGCGTAAGCAGCTTTCCCTACTCACCATCCTCGGGACGGGCCTTGCCCTGTCCGGCTGCGCCCTGTTTGGCGGCGGCGGGAGTGGCGGCACCAAGCTCGACGAATTCCGTGTCGCCCGCAACGCGCCGTTGGTGATCCCGCCCGACTACAGCTTGACGCCGCCGCGTCCGGGCACCGCCAGCCTGACCGCCGAGGGCGCCCAGACCCAGGCGGTCCAGGCACTGTTCGGCGGCCCCGCGCCGCGCTCGTCGAGCGAAACCGGCCTGCTTGAAAAGGCCGGTGCCGATCGCGCCGCGCTGGGCGCCCGCTCGGTGGCTGGAAGCCCCGACACGGCGGTGGTCGACAAGGGTGCGCTGACGCAGACCATCCTGTCCGCGCCGGCCGGTGACGGGCAGACCGCGTCGGTGCAGACGCCGTAA
- a CDS encoding M20 metallopeptidase family protein, which yields MTLVNTDFHAAAEAEFEAMVALRRAIHADPEIGLHCTRTSAKLKASLEGLPLEIRDSKSTSGFVAILRGARAGRTVLLRGDMDALPIHEETGLDFASKTAGHMHACGHDTHSAMLSTAARILSAQQASLEGTVVFMFQPGEEGFHGARFMIEDGLLDDPAPDGAFALHIWPTLKGGQVTSRAGALLASTDALNATIRGRGGHAAMPYQAVDPIPVACEAVGALQQWIARAVPFFDAAVISITQIQAGTAYNIIPETVELKGTLRTLSDMRRDAGRTAFEHILKSVAATHGCTAEVRIDHGYPATRNDPRAVTMVEALSTDLFGEGSFEEMGSPIMGGEDFAYVLQKIPGCMAFLGVAPEGHKDPESRPSLHHAQMTLEEQWLSRGVALHCAFATRFLARGWE from the coding sequence ATGACCCTCGTCAACACCGACTTCCACGCCGCCGCCGAGGCCGAGTTCGAAGCCATGGTCGCGCTCCGCCGCGCGATCCATGCCGATCCCGAGATCGGCCTCCATTGCACCCGCACCAGCGCGAAGTTGAAGGCCTCGCTCGAAGGCCTGCCGCTCGAGATACGCGACTCGAAGAGCACCAGTGGCTTCGTCGCCATCCTTCGCGGCGCCCGCGCGGGCCGTACCGTTCTGCTGCGCGGCGACATGGACGCGCTTCCCATACACGAGGAAACCGGGCTCGACTTCGCCAGCAAGACGGCGGGCCACATGCACGCCTGCGGCCACGACACCCACTCGGCGATGCTGTCGACCGCCGCGCGCATCCTCAGCGCGCAGCAGGCGAGCCTCGAGGGCACGGTCGTCTTCATGTTCCAGCCCGGCGAGGAAGGCTTTCACGGCGCCCGCTTCATGATCGAGGACGGGCTGCTCGACGATCCAGCGCCCGACGGGGCCTTCGCGCTGCACATCTGGCCGACGCTTAAGGGTGGCCAAGTGACCAGCCGCGCGGGCGCGCTGCTTGCGTCCACCGATGCCCTCAACGCCACCATCCGTGGCCGCGGTGGCCATGCCGCAATGCCCTACCAGGCGGTCGACCCGATCCCGGTCGCCTGCGAAGCGGTCGGCGCCCTGCAGCAGTGGATCGCCCGGGCGGTCCCCTTCTTCGATGCGGCGGTGATCTCGATCACCCAGATCCAGGCAGGCACCGCCTACAACATCATCCCGGAGACGGTGGAGTTGAAGGGGACATTGCGCACCCTTTCCGACATGCGCCGCGACGCCGGACGCACCGCCTTCGAGCATATCCTGAAGAGCGTCGCCGCGACCCACGGCTGCACCGCCGAGGTCCGCATCGACCATGGCTACCCAGCCACCCGCAACGATCCGCGCGCGGTGACCATGGTCGAGGCGCTCAGCACCGACCTGTTCGGCGAAGGCAGCTTCGAGGAGATGGGCAGCCCGATCATGGGCGGCGAAGATTTCGCTTATGTCCTGCAGAAGATCCCGGGCTGCATGGCCTTTCTCGGCGTCGCGCCGGAGGGTCACAAGGATCCCGAGAGCCGCCCCTCACTCCACCACGCGCAGATGACGCTGGAGGAACAGTGGCTAAGCCGCGGGGTCGCGCTGCATTGCGCCTTCGCGACCCGCTTCCTGGCACGCGGCTGGGAGTAA